The following proteins come from a genomic window of Castor canadensis chromosome 17, mCasCan1.hap1v2, whole genome shotgun sequence:
- the Acvr2b gene encoding activin receptor type-2B isoform X3: MTAPWAALALLWGSLCAGSGRGEAGTRECIYYNANWELERTNQSGLERCEGEQDKRLHCYASWRNSSGTIELVKKGCWLDDFNCYDRQECVATEENPQVYFCCCEGNFCNERFTHLPEVGGPEVTYEPPPTAPTLLTVLAYSLLPIGGLSLIVLLAFWMYRHRKPPYGHVDIHEDPGPPPPSPLVGLKPLQLLEIRARGRFGCVWKAQLMNDFVAVKIFPLQDKQSWQSEREIFSTPGMKHENLLQFIAAEKRGSNLEVELWLITAFHDKGSLTDYLKGNIITWNELCHVAETMSRGLSYLHEDVPWCRGEGHKPSIAHRDFKSKNVLLKSDLTAVLADFGLAVRFEPGKPPGDTHGQVGTRRYMAPEVLEGAINFQRDAFLRIDMYAMGLVLWELVSRCKAADGPVDEYMLPFEEEIGQHPSLEELQEVVVHKKMRPAIKDHWLKHPGLAQLCVTIEECWDHDAEARLSAGCVEERVSLIRRSVNGTTSDCLVSLVTSVTNVDLPPKESSI, encoded by the exons GCTCTGGGCGTGGGGAGGCTGGGACGCGGGAGTGCATCTACTACAACGCCAACTGGGAGCTGGAGCGCACCAACCAGAGTGGCCTGGAGCGCTGCGAGGGTGAGCAGGACAAGCGGCTGCACTGCTATGCCTCCTGGCGCAACAGCTCAGGCACCATTGAGCTTGTCAAGAAGGGCTGCTGGCTGGATGACTTCAACTGCTATGACAG GCAGGAGTGCGTGGCCACTGAGGAGAACCCCCAGGTGTACTTCTGCTGCTGTGAAGGCAACTTCTGCAACGAGCGCTTCACTCACTTGCCAGAGGTTGGAGGCCCAGAAG TCACGTATGAGCCACCCCCGACAGCCCCAACCCTGCTCACGGTGCTGGCCTACTCGCTGCTGCCCATTGGGGGCCTCTCCCTCATTGTCCTGCTGGCCTTCTGGATGTATCGGCATCGCAAGCCCCCCTACGGCCATGTGGACATCCATGAG GACCCTGGGCCTCCGCCCCCATCCCCTCTGGTGGGTCTAAAGCCACTACAGCTGCTGGAAATCAGGGCTCGGGGGCGCTTTGGCTGTGTCTGGAAGGCCCAGCTCATGAACGACTTCGTAGCTGTAAAGATTTTCCCACTCCAG GACAAGCAGTCATGGCAGAGTGAACGGGAGATCTTCAGCACACCTGGCATGAAGCACGAGAACCTGCTGCAGTTCATCGCTGCTGAGAAACGAGGCTCCAACCTTGAGGTGGAGCTGTGGCTCATCACGGCCTTCCATGACAAG GGCTCCCTCACGGATTACCTCAAGGGGAACATCATTACATGGAATGAACTGTGTCACGTGGCAGAGACGATGTCACGAGGCCTCTCATACCTGCATGAGGATGTGCCCTGGTGCCGTGGTGAAGGCCACAAGCCATCTATTGCCCACAG GgattttaaaagcaagaatgtATTGCTGAAGAGCGACCTGACAGCTGTGCTGGCCGATTTTGGCCTGGCCGTTCGGTTTGAGCCAGGGAAACCTCCAGGAGACACCCATGGGCAG GTAGGCACCAGACGGTACATGGCACCTGAGGTGCTAGAGGGAGCCATCAACTTCCAGAGAGATGCTTTCCTGCGCATCGACATGTATGCTATGGGGCTGGTGCTGTGGGAGCTTGTGTCTCGCTGCAAGGCTGCAGATG GACCTGTGGATGAGTACATGCTGCCATTTGAGGAGGAGATTGGCCAACACCCTTCACTGGAGGAACTGCAGGAGGTGGTCGTACACAAGAAGATGAGGCCCGCCATTAAGGATCACTGGCTGAAGCACCCG GGCCTGGCCCAGCTCTGTGTGACCATTGAAGAGTGCTGGGATCATGATGCAGAGGCGCGCCTGTCTGCAGGCTGTGTGGAAGAGCGGGTGTCTCTGATCCGGAGGTCGGTCAACGGCACTACCTCGGACTGTCTTGTCTCCCTGGTGACCTCCGTCACCAATGTGGACTTGCCCCCTAAAGAGTCCAGCATCTAA